TTTTTTCAGCGACTCCTTGAGCAGTTTGCCGGGCTTGAAGTGGGTCTTTCGGCGCGCGGCGACGTAGATGATCTCGTTCGTCTTGGGATTGCGCGCTTTCGGCTTGGGCTTGGTTTTCTTCACCTCGAATACGCCGAAATCACGAATCTCGATTCGCAGCTCGGCTTCACTTCCGGACATGATCTCGCGGAGCACGGTAAACGTGTCGTTGACGATCTTGGCTACGGTGTCGGGCCGCTCCTGGCTGCGCTGACAGACCCGTTCGACCACATCTTTCTTAATGAAAGTTCGCATTCGGCCTCCTTCGGCACTTTCCTGAGGCAGGATATGTTGAAGTCAGTTGATCGTTCCGCTATCGCTCGGGACTCGCCTCTTCGTCCACGCGCTCGACGTGAATGACGTCCTTGATGGCTTTCATGCGCTTGACGACGCGCGTCAGATGGGGAAGGGATTTCACTTCGATCGTGAGCTGTCCAACGGCGAAGGCGTCTTCCCTTCGCATTTCAAGATAGAGAATATTGACCTCTTCCTTGGCCATCGCCGTGGTCAGGTCGTTGAGCAGACGGGGCCGCTCCTTGCCGATCACCCGCACGCGGACGTTGAAGGTCGCTTCTTTGTCCACGTCCCACTCGACCGCGATATTCCGCTCGGGGCGCTGCATGAGGCGGGGAATGTTCTTGCAGTCCACGCGGTGAACGGAGACGCCGCGGCCGGTGGTGATGAAGCCCGTAATGCGGTCGCCGGGCAGCGGTTGACAGCAGCGACCGAACGTGATGGCAACGTTCTCCATGCCGTGAATCCGCACGCCGGATTCATTTCCCTTGACGCGGCGGATAACTTTGGAGAGAATCGAACCCCAGCCCTGGCCCTGCGACTCCTCGGAAGGGAGAATCTTGCGGAGAACGGACTGCACCGTGACGTCGCCGGAACCGAGGGCCGCCAGAAAAGATTGTACGTCGTTGTGTCCGAACAGCAGGGCGATGTCGGCGAGCTCTTTGTCGGTCTTCTTGACGTGAAACTTGCCGAGTTCGCGGGTGAGAATCTCGTGACCGAGCTTGACGG
This genomic interval from bacterium contains the following:
- a CDS encoding integration host factor subunit beta; translation: MRTFIKKDVVERVCQRSQERPDTVAKIVNDTFTVLREIMSGSEAELRIEIRDFGVFEVKKTKPKPKARNPKTNEIIYVAARRKTHFKPGKLLKESLKKPLDQI